GGCGCTCCGATCCCCGGCGCCACCGCCGCCACCTTCAGCCTGGCGGCCGTCACTGCGGCGGACGCGGGCAGCTACGAGGTCGTGGTCTCCAGCCTCCTGAACGGCACGGTCGCCTCGGTCACCTCGCTGGCGGCGATCCTCAAGGTGAACCTCCCTCCGACCATCCTCGTGCAGCCCCAGACGCAGACGGTCCGGCCCCCCGATGCGGTGACCTTCACCGTGACGGCCCGGGCGAACAACGGGGGATCGCTGGCCTATGCCTGGAAGAAGAACGGAGCGGTCCTGGACGGGGCGACTTCGGCTTCCTACACCGTGCCCTCCACCGAGTTCGCCCTGAATGCGGACACCTATTCCGTCTCCGTGAGCGAAGGCCATCTCGGCACGGAGAGCGAGCCGGTCCAGGCCCTGGCCTCGGTCCCCGCACCCACCTACGCCGGCGACCCCGTTCCGGTGCCGAGCCGGCCCCTGACGGTGCTGCCTTCTCTCCATGTGGATCCCGTGCAATTCCCCAACGGGGCCTTCCGGCTCGGCTATGACGAGGCCCTGAAGAATCCCGTGTGGACGGCCTATGTGAACTTCCCCGTGAGGGCCCCGTACCCGAATTCGACGGCGGACTACAAGGCGGACGGCCGCCTGGAGGCCCCCCAGGTGGGCAAGGATGACTACACCGGGATCTACACGGGCGGCGCCGGGTTCCCCGACAGCTATGACCGCGGCCATCAGGTGCCCCGGGCCGATGTGTCCTACCGCTACACCCCGGTGGCGGGCGACGACGCGACGATCATGAGCAACCTCGTCCCCCAGATCTCCCAGTTCAACCAGCAGACCTGGCAGAAGCTGGAAGATGCCATCGGCGGCACTCAGGGCGGCGCCACCAACGGGCTGACCTCCTTCAAGGGGCGAGTCTGGGTCTACACCGGATCCGTGTTTCCGGGCACCCCGGCCTGGTGGAACTCCAAAGTCACGCCCGGGCTCCGCATCGCGATCCCCGAAGCCTGCTACAAGATCGTCGTCCACGAGAAGACCCCCGGGCACCCCGAGGTGCTCGCCCTGCTGCTGCCCAACACCTGGGGTCTGACGAACAGCGCCGCCACCCTGACGGGGTATGTGACCTCGGTGGCCCGGATCGAGTCGCTGACAGGGCTCAACTTCTTCCCCAACCTGGCCGCCGTCGCCCCGGAGCTGGACATCCCCACCTGGAAGGCCACCGTGGATGTGCGCGGCTGGAAGGTCCCCTTCGAGCAGGCGACCGGGCCCAATGTCCACATGATCCAGCCCAGCTACGACACCACCGTCGAGGTGGGCAGCACGGTGACCTTCGAAGGTGCGGCCACGCCCGGCACCTCGGCGGGCACGGCCATTGCCGCGGCTAGCTGGACCTTCGGAGACGCCAGCCCCAGCAGCACGGGATTCTCGACGGCCCACCAGTACGCGAGTGCGGGCTCCTTCCAGGCGACCTTCACGGCCAGCGATGACCTCGGCACCAGCAACACCCTCACTCGGGTGATCCGGGTCATTCCGCCGGCCTCCAGCAATGGGGCGCCCACGACGATGCCGGCCGTGCTGGAAAATCAGGCCGCCACCACGGGGCAGGCCCTCACCGTGGCTTTCACGGTGGCCGACGACCGCACCCTGGCCGGCCTCGTCAAGGTGACGGCCACCTCCGACAACGCCACGCTGCTTCCGGCCAGCGGCATCCAGTCCGCCAACGCCTCGGGCGCCGTCACCCTGAGGCTCACCCCCGCGGCAGGTCAGGAGGGCGTGGCGACCGTCACCGTCACCCTCACGGATGGGGATGGCGCGACCTCGACCCGGACCTTCCTCCTCACGGTCAAGGCCGCGGCCACGAACACCCTGGTGGAAACCTTCGAGGCCGGGACCAAGACGGCCTACGCCGCCGCCAATGTGACCTTCGCCTCCGGCGTCTGGACCCTGGCCGATGCGCTGGTCGGCACCAGCGCCAGCGACCCGAAGAGCGACCTCAAGAGCCTCCGGGTGCGCAACGGTGTCGTGACCATGACCTTCGACTGGCCCAAGGGCGCCCAGACGGTGTCCGTCAACCACGCGAAGTACGGAACGGACGCCAATTCCACCTGGGAGCTGTACTACTCGGTGGATGGCGGAAGCACCTGGACTCTGGCCGGTCCGGCCGTCACGAGCAGCACGACGACGCTGTCGCAGGCCGTCTTCGTCCTGAACCAGCCGGGACCCATCCGGTTCGAGTTCCGGAAGGTCGGCGGCACGACCACCCGGTTCAATCTGGACGACTTCCAGATCCAGGGCTACTGACCGTCCCGGGTTTCATCGGCGAGCGGGATCCAAAGGATCCCGCTCGCCGTCATTCATGCCCGATCAGCTTCTGTGCCGGGAGCGCCGGCGCAGCCACAGCCCCACGGGCCCCAGCACCAGCCAGGCCAGCAGCACCATCTTGACGAGCGGGGACACGGGAACTCCGGCGGAGGCTTGCGACGCGAGGGATAGCCTCTCACGGGGCGACTTCCGGGAGCGGCCCGGGGGTCCCAAACCACGGGGTATGCTGGCCCCATGGAGAACCGGCAGACGGCATCGACGGGCACCTGCCTCATCGCAGGGTGCGGCTACACCGGCGCCCGGCTGGCGCGACGCCTGGCAGGCCGGGGTCCGGTGCTGGCCCTGGTGCGGTCGCAGGCTTCCGCCGCCGCGCTGACCACTGCGCTGGCCGCCGAGTTGACTCCGGAACTGTCGGCCGGCGGGCTCCAGGTGCAGGCCCTGGATCTGGATGCTCCCGGAGCCTTCGAGCCTCCCCGGGACCTGGAGTCCGTGCTGTACCTGGCGCCTCCGCCTGGCCAGGGCGAGGGCGATCCCCGGTTCCAGCGGTTCCTGGCGGGATTGGGCGGAGTCCGGCCGAAGGTGCTGGTCTACCTGAGCACCACCGGGGTCTATGGCGATGCGCAGGGCCAGGCCGTGGATGAAGCCACGCCCCCGGCGCCCGGCGATGCGGCCGGCCGTCGCCGCCTGGCGGCAGAGCAGGCGGCCTTCGCCTGGGGCGCAGAGCGCGGCGTCCGCGGTGTGGCGCTGCGCGTGGCCGGGATCTACGGGCCGGGTCGCCTGCCCTTGGAGCGGCTGCGGAGCGGCGAGCCGGTCCTGCGGCCCGAAGATTCAGGGCCCGGCAACCGGATCCAGGTGGAGGACCTGGTGGCGGCCTGTCTGGCGGCCCTGGACCGGCCCGTCGCCGGGGCGGTCAATGTGACGGATGGGGACCCCCGCAGCATCGGGGCTTTCCTGGAACTGGTCGCCCGTCTGGCGGGGCTCCCCGCGCCGCGCCGGGTGACCCTGGCGGAGGCGCGCAGGGAATTGAGCCCCGGCATGCTGGCTTTCCTCCAGGCTTCCCGGAAGGTGCTCAACCGGCGCCTGGTGGAGGACCTGGGCGTGACCCTGCGCTATGCGGACCCCGAGACCGGCGTGCGCGAGAGCCTGCGGGAGATGGGGCTGATCAGTACCGCAGGACGCTGAAGACCGGCAGCCCCTCGACCTTCTCGCGGCCGGGCAGGGAGGTCAGCTCGATGAACACCGTGAGGGCCACGGGCTGGGCGCCGGTGCGCTGCACCAGGCGCTGGGCCGCGGCCGCCGTGCCGCCGGTGGCCATGACATCGTCCACGATGAGCACCCGGTCGCCGGGGCCGAAGGCATCCGTGTGGATCTCCAAGGCATCGGTGCCGTACTCCAGGCCGTAGCCCTCCTTGTGGGTGGCCATGGGCAGCTTGCCGGGCTTGCGGGCGGGCACGAAGCCCACGCCGAGCTTCTGCGCCAGGGCGCTGCCGAAGATGAAGCCGCGCGATTCCAGGCCGAGCACATGGGTCGGCTGGAGGGTGAGCACGGGCTGGGCCATGGCCGCCACGGCCTCGCCGAAGGCCTCGGCGTTCGACAGCAGCGGCGTGATGTCGCGGAAGAGGATCCCCGCTTTCGGAAAATCCGGCACATCGCGGACATAGGAGGCAAGGGGGGCTGAGAGGGACATGGCTACCTGTAGATCTCAAAAGGATGGGGAAGGGAGGATCGCACATCCAGGCCGTCCCAGTCCAGCCGTCCCACGGCGGCGAAGGCCGGACCCTGGGCCAGGCGCGCCCGGAAGGCGGCCAGGGCGGCCTCCGGACCTTCGGCCTCCCCGGCCACGGAGCCGTCCGCCTCGTTGCGCACCCAGCCCGCCAGACCCAGGGCCTGGGCCTCCCGGGCGGCGAAGCGGCGGTAGCCCACGCCCTGGACCGCCCCGTGGACGCGAAAGGCGATCCGCATCGCTACCCGTTGAACGCCGAATCGAAGTCGGCCTGCCGCGCCAGGGTTTCCGGGCAGCCGAGGTCGAGCCGCAGCGGCGTCACGCTGGCGAAGCCCTCGAACACGGCACCGGCGTCGCTGCCGGGGGCCTTGGCGTAGGTGGGGCCCGCATCGCCGCCGATCCAGAAATAGGGTGTGTTGCGGGGGTCGGTGCGCCGCTCCACCAGGTCGTGGTAGGCGCGGCTGTCCTGGCTCGTGAGGCGGAAACCCTTGGGCTCGCCCTTCGGGAAGTTCACATTCCAGATGCGGTTGCCGGGCAGGTCCATGGCCTCCCAGCGCTCGAGGAAGCGCCCGATCCAGGGCTCGACCTGCTCCAGCGAGCCCGAGGGGTGGATGGAGAAGGCCGCGGCGCGCGCGCCCTGGAGGCGGCCCTCGAAGGCCGCGCCCACGGTGCCCGAGTAGAAGACATCCTCCCCCAGGTTGAACCCGTGGTTGATGCCCGACAGCACCCAGTCCGGCTTGCGGTCGAGCACCTCGCAGACGCCCAGCAGGACGCAGTCCACGGGCGTGCCGTCGCAGGCGTGGCGATCGGGGCCGATCTCATGCAGGCGGAGGATGTTGTGGAGGCTGAGGGCCGAGGAGATGGCCGAGCGGTTGCGGTCCGGGGCCACGGTGACCACGCGGCCGAAGCGGGAGGCCGCCCGGGCGAGGGCCGACAGGCCGGGGGCCCAGAGGCCATCATCGTTGGTAAGCAGGATCAGGCGTTCGGACATGCAATCAGTGTATCGCCCGGGATGGAAGAAGGATGCGAGGATGGGGCCATTCCCATGGATTCCGACCTCCCCCTCGATCCCTTCCCCGCCCTGGCGGCCGCGCGGCCGGACCTGGCCGCCGCCGACGGCCGGGCGGCGATCCTGGCCCGACTCCGTGAAAGGATCGTGGCCTTCGCGGCATCCCGGTATGCAGGCTCCCAGGCGGAGGACCTGGCCCAGGAGGTGCTGGTGCTGATCCACACGAAGTACGGCCATCTGGAGCACCTGGAGGATCTGCTGCCCCTGGCCTTCCAGATCCTGCGCTTCAAGCTGGCGGCCGCCCGGCGCAAGGCCGCGCGGCGCGGCGAATTCGACGCCGTGGATGTGGAGGTCTTCCCGCCGGCCTCCGACGCGCCGGATCCCGCGGCGGTCCTGGAGCGCAAGGAGCTGCTGGCCCGGCTCCTGGGCGGCATCGGCCGCATGGGGGAGCGCTGCCGGGAGCTGTTCCGCCTCAAGCTGCAGGGGCACAGCTTCCTGGAGATCCAAGGCCTGATGGGCGCCGGCAGCCTCAACACCATCTACACCTGGGACCACCGCTGCCGGAAACAGCTGCTCGAATCGCTGGGCGGAAGCTGGGACGGATCCGGCGGAAGGGGGACGCCATGAAGCACGCCGAGGCCGAAAAGCTGCTGGGCGGCTACGCCATGGGAACCCTCACCGAGACCGAGCGGCGCACGCTGTTCGAGGCGGCCCTCGAGCACCAGGATCTCTTCGATGTGCTGGCCGATGAGGAGGCCCTGCGGGAGCTGCTGGCCGACCCGGCGGCCAGGGCCCACCTGCTATCGGCCCTGGCGCCGGGGGCCCCGCCGAAGGTCGTGCCCTTCTACCGCCATCCGGGACTCATCGGCGCCGCGGCCAGCCTGATCGTCGCGGCCACGGCCGGGCTGGCCTACCTGCGCAGTCCGGGGACCCCACCCCCGGCAGCGCGGCAGGACACGGCGAAGGCCGCCCCCTCCGGTCCGGCGAAAGCCGTCGAAGGGCCCGTTCCGGCACCGGCCCTAGCTCGGCCCCCGGCTCAGGCCCAGGCCCTGCTGCCATCCCAGGCGGCACCCGCGCGGAAGGTGGCTCCGGTGGCCGCACCCGATGAGCTGGCCTCCCCGCGCCCGGTCGCGGCGCCACCGCCCGCTCTGGCGCCAGTCCCAATGCCCGCCTCGCGGGTGGCCCCGGCGGAGGTCCCCGTCGGGAGGGAGGATGCCGCCCGGGAGGATCGGGCCAAAAAGGCCGAGCGGGCCCGTCCCGTCGCCACGGCCGCCGCTCCGGCTCCCGCTGCCGCGGTGGTGGAGGTCCTGGGCCAGGCCGCCGGGGCCCCTGCGATGGCGAAGGCCATGGCCTCGGACCGGGCGGAGCTGAATGCGGTCGAGCGCGCGGGGGCCGGCCCGGCGCCGACCTGGAGCCTGGAGCTCCAGCCCGACGGAATCACCCGGGTGCTGGTCACGGCCGCGCGGGAGGCGGAAGTTGCGGTCCTGCGGCGGACGGCTTCCAGCGTCGAGGTGCTGAAACTCCGGGTGATCGAGGACCGACCCCAGGCCCTGGTCCGTTGGGTCGGCCAGGTCCGCCTGGGGCCGGGTGATGCCCTCGACCTGTACCTGACGAAGGGCCCGGTGGCGGACCCGGCGAAGCTGCCGGAAACGGGCCCCGTCGAGGGTTTCCGGGCGCGGATCCATCCGGCCGAGAAAAAAGATGCGCCCCGCTGAAAGGGCGTTCCGGCTGGCGGCATTCCCCTCTGAACCGCGCCATTCCGGTGCGGCCCATCCGGGAGAACCCCATGTCGCTGCGCCGGTCCACCACCACCCTGCTCGCCTGCTGCGCCGGGCTCACCGTGTCCGTCCCGGGGGGCGCCCAGGCCCGCAGCCGGCCCTCCTCTGTGCGCCAGAGCCCTCCCCAGGGCGGAGAACCGGCCGAGGCCACCCTCTCCCCCTACTTCTTCGTGAAGGGCGAGGGT
The window above is part of the Geothrix sp. genome. Proteins encoded here:
- a CDS encoding DNA/RNA non-specific endonuclease; translation: MTTHLRLGRRALCLALLGGLAFSPWAEARPVPPSERPGRGAEGDQAPPSAPGNQIHKPSHIQILSQPLSQTKAMGDPAQFTVVAEGKPRRLHYQWWKDGQRVGQDAPSYLIPATEARHAGAYAVTVRNPTGSVTSDSAVLTVNLPPTITLQPAAQAVDQGMGVAFTVAAAAEGNAALGYQWRKDGAPIPGATAATFSLAAVTAADAGSYEVVVSSLLNGTVASVTSLAAILKVNLPPTILVQPQTQTVRPPDAVTFTVTARANNGGSLAYAWKKNGAVLDGATSASYTVPSTEFALNADTYSVSVSEGHLGTESEPVQALASVPAPTYAGDPVPVPSRPLTVLPSLHVDPVQFPNGAFRLGYDEALKNPVWTAYVNFPVRAPYPNSTADYKADGRLEAPQVGKDDYTGIYTGGAGFPDSYDRGHQVPRADVSYRYTPVAGDDATIMSNLVPQISQFNQQTWQKLEDAIGGTQGGATNGLTSFKGRVWVYTGSVFPGTPAWWNSKVTPGLRIAIPEACYKIVVHEKTPGHPEVLALLLPNTWGLTNSAATLTGYVTSVARIESLTGLNFFPNLAAVAPELDIPTWKATVDVRGWKVPFEQATGPNVHMIQPSYDTTVEVGSTVTFEGAATPGTSAGTAIAAASWTFGDASPSSTGFSTAHQYASAGSFQATFTASDDLGTSNTLTRVIRVIPPASSNGAPTTMPAVLENQAATTGQALTVAFTVADDRTLAGLVKVTATSDNATLLPASGIQSANASGAVTLRLTPAAGQEGVATVTVTLTDGDGATSTRTFLLTVKAAATNTLVETFEAGTKTAYAAANVTFASGVWTLADALVGTSASDPKSDLKSLRVRNGVVTMTFDWPKGAQTVSVNHAKYGTDANSTWELYYSVDGGSTWTLAGPAVTSSTTTLSQAVFVLNQPGPIRFEFRKVGGTTTRFNLDDFQIQGY
- a CDS encoding NAD-dependent epimerase/dehydratase family protein is translated as MENRQTASTGTCLIAGCGYTGARLARRLAGRGPVLALVRSQASAAALTTALAAELTPELSAGGLQVQALDLDAPGAFEPPRDLESVLYLAPPPGQGEGDPRFQRFLAGLGGVRPKVLVYLSTTGVYGDAQGQAVDEATPPAPGDAAGRRRLAAEQAAFAWGAERGVRGVALRVAGIYGPGRLPLERLRSGEPVLRPEDSGPGNRIQVEDLVAACLAALDRPVAGAVNVTDGDPRSIGAFLELVARLAGLPAPRRVTLAEARRELSPGMLAFLQASRKVLNRRLVEDLGVTLRYADPETGVRESLREMGLISTAGR
- a CDS encoding adenine phosphoribosyltransferase; protein product: MSLSAPLASYVRDVPDFPKAGILFRDITPLLSNAEAFGEAVAAMAQPVLTLQPTHVLGLESRGFIFGSALAQKLGVGFVPARKPGKLPMATHKEGYGLEYGTDALEIHTDAFGPGDRVLIVDDVMATGGTAAAAQRLVQRTGAQPVALTVFIELTSLPGREKVEGLPVFSVLRY
- a CDS encoding acylphosphatase, which codes for MRIAFRVHGAVQGVGYRRFAAREAQALGLAGWVRNEADGSVAGEAEGPEAALAAFRARLAQGPAFAAVGRLDWDGLDVRSSLPHPFEIYR
- the surE gene encoding 5'/3'-nucleotidase SurE; amino-acid sequence: MSERLILLTNDDGLWAPGLSALARAASRFGRVVTVAPDRNRSAISSALSLHNILRLHEIGPDRHACDGTPVDCVLLGVCEVLDRKPDWVLSGINHGFNLGEDVFYSGTVGAAFEGRLQGARAAAFSIHPSGSLEQVEPWIGRFLERWEAMDLPGNRIWNVNFPKGEPKGFRLTSQDSRAYHDLVERRTDPRNTPYFWIGGDAGPTYAKAPGSDAGAVFEGFASVTPLRLDLGCPETLARQADFDSAFNG
- a CDS encoding RNA polymerase sigma factor, with the translated sequence MDSDLPLDPFPALAAARPDLAAADGRAAILARLRERIVAFAASRYAGSQAEDLAQEVLVLIHTKYGHLEHLEDLLPLAFQILRFKLAAARRKAARRGEFDAVDVEVFPPASDAPDPAAVLERKELLARLLGGIGRMGERCRELFRLKLQGHSFLEIQGLMGAGSLNTIYTWDHRCRKQLLESLGGSWDGSGGRGTP